The DNA sequence GTCTTCGGGCATTCCCCTGCCGGCATCTTCGGATACTCCCACCTCTTCGGCGGCTATGCCGGTGGTCAGGCCGAATACGTGCGGGTGCCTTTTGCCGACGTGGGCCCGATCAAGGTTCCCGAGCACTTAAGCGACGAGAAGGTGCTCTTTCTCTCCGACCTCTTCCCCACCGGATATCAGGCCGTCGACGTCGCCAACATGGCGCCCGGAAGCACCGTGGCCATCTGGGGCTGCGGTCCGGTGGGCCTCTTTGCCATCAAGAGCGCCTTTATGCTGGGGGCCGAGCGGGTCTTTGCCATCGATAACGTCCCCGACCGCCTGGCCATGGCACGCCATCAGGCCGGCGCCGAGGTGCTCAACTTCGCCGACGATCCGATCGTCGACGCGCTCAAAGAGATGACCGGCGGCCGCGGCCCCCAGGTCTGCATCGACGCCGCAGGCATGGAGGGACACCACAAAGGTTCAACCAACATCTTCGAAAGGGCCCGGCTGACCCTGGGCATGGAAAGCCGCACCCACGACGCCCTGCTCGAAGCAATCTTGGCCTGCGCCAAAGGCGGCACCCTGGTCCTCCCGGGCATCGCCGGCGAAGACGCCGAGAACCTCCCCCTGAGCGCCGCCTTCAGCAAGGGGCTCACCCTGAAAATGGGGCCGACCCACGTGCAGCGCTACCTCAAGCCCCTGCTGGCCAGAATCGAAAAAGAAGAGATCGACCCCGGCTTTGTAATCACCCACCGCCTGCCCCTCGTCGAGGGCCCCGAGGCCTATCAAATGCTCCACGACAAAGAGGAGGGATGCATCAAAGTGGTGATGCGCCCCTGACGGAGCCTCACACTTGCGGCCCCTCAGAGATCCGCGAAGAGCGCGTGGTAGCGCACCAGCCCGGCGGCCTCTCTCAGCGCTCCGGGCACCAGCTCCACCGCCATGAACACCTCGGGCGGCACATCATACTCCGAGCGTAGTCCGAAGTGCTGCGCCGGACGAAACCCGGCCTTCGGGTAGTAGGTCGGGTGGCCGAGCACCACGACGGCCACCGCCCCGAGCTCCCGACTCGCCACCAACCCCGCCTCGATCAATGCCAGCCCGATGCCCTCCCCTCGCCGCCCTTCAACCACCGCCATCGGCGCCAGCCCCATCGCCAGCTCCCCCTTCAAACCTTCGACCCGAACCGGCGTCAACGCGATATGTCCCACAATGTCTCCCCCGTCTTCGGCGATCAGAGACACCAGGGGCTCCACCGGCTGCTCATGAAACGCAGCCACCAACCGCGCCTCCGCGTCGCTCTCAAACGCACCCGCATAGAGCGCAAAAAGTGCGTCTTTATCCTCCCAATGGTAGCTCCGAAGCTGCATCTTTTCTCCTTCCCGGGTAAAAAGGCTCCATCCTTGAGCAGGCCCTTCACTCTCATCTCTCCTCAGGAGGCACCATGCCGACCACGCTGACTCCCGCCCTGATGTTCGAGGGCGACGCCCAGGCCGCCATCGATCTCTACACCCGTACCTTTGACGACGCCGAACTCTTGCACGTCGAGCGCTTCGGCGAAGACACCCCGGAGCATGCCGGCAACATCATCCAGGCTCAGGTTCGACTCGCCGGACAGGTCCTGATCTTCACGGACAGCAGCGTACGCCACGACTTCTCGTTCACGCCATCGCTCTCGCTCTTTGTGCACTGCGACTCCCGCCAGGAGGTCGATCGTATCTTCTCAGCGTTGAGCGAGGGCGGTCAGGTGCTCATGCCCCTGGATACCTATCCCTTCAGCGAGCGCTTTGGCTGGTGCAACGACGCCTTTGGCGTCTCCTGGCAGATCGCACTTCGCTAACCTCGCCACCCTTTTTGGAGTACTCGATGCCCGACGCAAGCTACCGACGCATTTTTGAACTCAACCGCCGCTGGGTCGAAGAGCGCAACCACGAAGACCCCACCTTTTTTGAGAAGCTTGCCCGGGAGCAGAACCCTGACTTTCTCTTCATCGGGTGTGCCGACAGCCGGGTTCCCGCCTCCACGATCATGGGAGTGGAGCCCGGCGAGGTCTTCGTGCACCGGAATGTAGCCAACCTGGTGGTGAACACCGATCTCAATGTAGCCTCGACCATCAACTACGCCGTCGACCACCTCAAAGTGCGCCACATCGTCGTCTGCGGACACTACGGCTGCGGCGGAGTTCAGGCCGCCATGCAACCCCGCGATCTGGGCGTGCTCAACGGATGGCTGCGCGAGATTCGCGACGTCTACCGCCTCCACAAAACCGAACTCGACGCCATCGCCGACCAGGAGCAGCGCTACCGTCGTCTGGTCGAGCTCAATGTGCGCGAGCAGTGCATCAACGTCATCAAGACCGCCGAAGTCCAGCGCAACTACCTGGAGCGTGGCGCGCCTCTGGTCCACGGCTGGGTCTACGACCTCTCCAGCGGCTACCTGCAGGATCTGGAAATTGGCTTCGAAGCGCTGCTCGACGAGGTGCGCGAGATCTACAGCCTGACCCCGGGCAGCGAATCCCCTTAAGCCCTACTCCCCTTCGGGCAGCTTCGACTGAAAGGAGATCTGGAGCCCTCCCGGAGCGCTGGCAAAGTAGATGCGCTCGCCATGCAGATCCATCGGCCCCTGCGGGCTCAGGCCCTGCTGGCGAGCATGCGCAGCGAAGGCATCGGCATCATCGACCACCACCTGGAGCATGGTGCCGGCTGCCATCCCCTCCCCCTCCTCCCAGATCTCCACCCAGCTCTCCCCGGCCGGAAAGATCGCCCCCATGAACGATTCAGGCGGCACGCCCTCCGGACGCTCCATCGCTCGCTCCGCCAGACCGAGCTTTCGCAAAAACTCTGCCTGAGCGCGACCCTCCGCGCTGACCTGGCAGAAACGAATTCCAAGCACCTTCATCGCAACCTCCGGGGATAAAACGCGCTCCGGCATGCGCCTTTACCCGATCGAGGCTGGCCATGCCGGCCAAACGCGCTATTGGACGTAGAGCAGCCGTGGCTACTACCGCCGCGGCCCTCTTAATTGTTGACTGGACTGGAGTAGTCGGAGCCGACCTTGAGCACAACCACCCATTCTCGCACCTGGCTCAGCCAGGAGAGCGTCATCGCCACACTGACGATCATTGCCATCGCAATCCACCTGGCCTTGCGCTTCGGGCTGCACCTGGAGCACGCGCAAAACTGGCCTCTCTATGTGGCACTCACCCTGGGGGGCATCCCGCTGCTCTGGGAACTCGCCAAAGAACTCCGGCACCTCAACTTCGGGGCGGACTGGCTCGCAGGCATCTCCATCGTCACCTCCGTGCTCCTTGGCGAGTATCTGGCCGGCACCATCGTCGTCCTGATGCTCTCCGGCGGCGAAGCCCTGGAGCGCTACGCGGCCGGCCGGGCCTCGTCGGTGCTCAGCGCCCTGGCCGAGCGCATGCCCCGAAAGGCCAACCGCGTCACCGACGGCAAGCTCGAGGAGATTGAGCTCGACCAGGTCCGCGTGGGCGACCACCTGGTGGTCATGCCCCACGAGCCCTGCCCGGCAGACGGCGAAGTCATCGAGGGCCACGGCTCCATGGACGAGTCCTACCTGACCGGGGAGCCCTACCTGATCTCCAAAGCTCCCGGCGCCGCCGTAATCTCCGGCGCGGTCAATGGCGAGCAGGCCCTGACCATCCGCGCCACTCGCCTGCCCGAAGACTCACGCTACTCGCGCATCATGAAGGTGATGCGCGAGTCTGAGCAGCGCCGCCCTCGCCTGCGCCGCCTGGCCGACCAGCTCGGCGCCTACTACACCCCTCTGGCCGTGGTGCTGGGGCTGGCCGCCTGGGCGCTCAGCGGCGATCCGGTGCGCTTTCTGGCAGTGGTCATCGTGGCCACCCCCTGCCCCCTGCTGATCGGTATCCCGGTGGCGCTGATCGGCTCGATCTCCCTGGCGGCTAAACGCGGCATCATCATCAAAGATCCACGCGTGCTGGAGCGGGCAGCCCAATGCCGCACCCTGATCATCGACAAGACCGGCACCCTGACCATCGGCCGCCCCGAACTCACCGAAACCATCCTCGGGGGCGAACTCTCCGAAGACGAGGTCCTGGCGATCACCGCCTCCCTGGAGCAGTACTCCAAGCATCCCCTGGCCCAGGCCATCCTCCGCGCCTCAAAGGAGCGCAACCTGGCCATGCATCCGGCCAACGCCGTCAGCGAGCCTCCCGGCCAGGGCCTCACCGGCGAGGTCCAGGACCGCACGATTCAGGTCACCAGCCGCACCAAACTCGCCAAAGTAGAGCACCCCGACCTCGCCAAAATCCCCCCGGTGAGCTCGGGACTCGAATGCGTGATCCTGGTCGACGACCGCTATCAGGCCACCCTGCGCTTTCACGATGCCCCGCGCTCCGACGGCCGCCCCTTCATCCAGCATCTGGGGCCCCGTCACGGCTTTGGCAAAGTCCTGCTCGTCAGCGGCGACCGCACCGCCGAGGTCAAATACCTGGCCGAGCTCATGGGCATCGAAGACTACGTGGGCGACCAGTCCCCGGAAGACAAGGTCGCCATTGTGCGCCGCGAAATCGAAAGCGCGCAGGTTCTCTTTGTCGGCGACGGCGTCAACGATGCCCCGGCGATGGCGGCCGCCACGGTGGGCGTGGCCTTTGGCCAGGCCCACGAGGTCACCTCCGAAGCCGCCGGTGCCGTGCTTCTGGAGCCCACGCTAACCCACCTCGATGAGCTCCTCCACGTCTCGGCCCGCATGCGGCGGGTCGCGCTCCAGAGCGCAGTCGGTGGCATCGGCATGAGCATGGTCGGCATGGTCTTCGCCGCCTTTGGCCTGCTCCCCCCCATCGCCGGCGCGCTGGCACAGGAGGGCATCGACCTGATCGTGGTCGTCAACGCACTGCGCACCGCCCGCCCCGGCGGTCCCCTCAGCGATCTCAACGATCACGCCAAAAATTAACCCTTTCGAGTGACCCCTCGTAAGGCAGCACTAACTAACCGACCGGTATTAAAAGCAAATCAAGCACCTCTTGCAGTGCGCCGCATCATCCGCTTCCCTTCCCGCATGTCGTAAACATGAAGGTCCGCCGCGGAGATGGTCTCCGCGTATGGCAGTCGTCTACTCGCCACCCTCCCGGGGCATGGCGAGCGTGACGTCCTGCCCGGGGCCCTCATGCGCCTGCCGGACGCCCATACCGGGCGCCGTCTCCGCGTCTGCGGAAAGGAGCATTGAGATGCATTGGACGTTCAGACACTCCCCCCGTCTTGTGGTGGCTGGCCTGCTGGCCTGCTGCGCGTTGGCCTGCGGTCAGGCCGACGACACTTCCCCCCAACCCCCGGCCGGGCAGCTCAACCAGCGCATGGCAGCGCAGCCCGGGCCCGGCGCGGACGCCCCCACCGACCGTGGGGACCTCGATCTTCTGGCCCGCGCCGCGGCAGAAGGCGATGCTCGCACCCTCGACGCCTCACTCGAAGCGCTCTACCGCGTGCAGGGACCGGTGCAGCTGGTCACGCAGGGACCGATCATCGACTACTCGGGCCACCGCCAGCCGGTCTACATTCGCCACGCCAACAGCCCCGATCTGCAGGTGATGATCGCAGCGGGCACCGAGTTCAAGCTCGCCATCCGTGACTCCGCCGGCAACCTCCGGGAAGTCGGGTACACCTACGAAGAGGTCGACGGTGGCCTCGCCATGGTTCAGATCAGCGCCGGCGATCTTCCTTACGCCGGCATCCTGCTCCTGGGCTCCCGCGGCGCCGATCTCGAAGCCCTCGGACAGGATGTTTTCGCTCTGGCGGTGATCGACGATCCCCTCACCTGCGAAAACGCCGAGCGGGAGTGCGCTCCGGGCGATGTCACCTGCATGCTCAAAACGCATAGCTCCTGCATCACCTCCAACTTCGACGCCATCCCCGCCCTGAACGAAGACGCCGAGCCCTCCCGGCTCATCACCAGCTACGTGGAACGCCAGAGCAAATTTGGCGCCCTCTCCATCGACGCGGTCGACGAAGAGAGCGGCAGCGTCACCCTGAGCTGGGCTCACGAAGATGCTCAGCCCGACAAGGTCCTGGAGGTGCGCCCCGATGGCACCCAAACCCCCCTGGCGTTCGAGCGCATCGATCGCCGGAGCATTCGTCTTAAAGCCTCCGACGAAGGGTTCTCCCCCGAGACGCTGATCGCCCTCCAGGGCCCCGGCTCCTCGCTTCAAGACGTTGGGATTGTCATCGCCCCCTTCTTCGGGTGGTTCGTCCCCGACAAGACCTGGACCTACTCGGGCTGCCTCCAGTTCCAGAACCAGGCCGAGTTCACCCCCACCAACTCCTACGTCCCCCTGCACAACATCGACGTACGCATCTCCACCAGCATCGACGGATTTTTCTTCGTGCCCTGGTCGCCTGTGCGCACCAACAGCAAGGGCTGCTTTTCCGCGCGTAGAACCTTTCGCGGACTCTTTGCCGGCAACAAGCGCTACGCGCGGGTCCAGTACCGCCTCCGCGACGGGAACTTCTTGAGCTGGAACATCTTCAGCCTCGACGCATTCTTCCGCCAGAGTTTCTCGATCATCCGGCAAACCGGAAAGCTCTCGCATAGCTCGTCGGGCCATGCCCTGGGCACCATGACCTTTGCCCCGGGACAGCCGGGCGCACTCGGCAACCCCGAGCACCGACGCCGCTCCGTCGCCTTCGACGCGATGCGCCGCATCGACAACAAAGCCAGCACCCAGAACAGCTGGCTGCGCTTCAACGGGCCGGTGCTCTTCAACTACCCCTTCCTCTTCAACGGTGTCGGTTTCGCGGTACCTTCTCCTGTAAACACCCTTCACCAGATCTTTCTCTCCGGCGACGAGTGGTCGTTCAGGGACGCCATCCATGAAATTGCCCATGCCTGGCACTACAAACATCGCAGCGGCGCTCTCCCCAACCTTCCCTCCAGCCTGATCAACGGCTGGGACACGCACAACTGTCAGGAAGACGACAACGTGGCCTTTTTGGAAGGCTTCGCCGAGTACTTTGCCCACGAAGCCCTCTGCGGCGCCATCTTCAACTCTGGCCAGTGCATCCCCGGAAGCCACCCGCACCCCAACACCCTCGCCGGGCTTCGAAACGACCCCACCTGTGCCGCTGAAGGTCAGCCCCCGCTCAACTCAATGCACCGGGTCATTCGCCAGGACGACGGCGTCACTCATGGGCTCAAGCTCCTCACCGCAGACCACTTCAATCTCCGAGACTTCCAGTCCACCATGACCTACGCCGAGCCCAACTTCGCCACGTACCTCGACCCCGCTTGTTACTGGAGCACGATGGACTACGACTTTTGGGATCTGCTCTGGACCTTCAAGGCTGACCCCGGCAAGGGCTACCCCGCGCACTTCTCCACCTCGCCGGGCAACAACCTGCTGCACTTCTTCCATCGCTTCGCGGCAATTCACCAGACGCACCCCTACTTCCTGGAACCCCGGGTGCACCTCCTGGACCCGAACTCCCCCAACAACCCGAGCGACGTCTGCTTTGAGCGCTGTGCTCAACCGGCCACCATGGTCAACGGTCAGCAGATCAACGCAACCCCGGAGCCCGGCTACTGCAAGGTTACGCCGGCTCCCGCCAACGTGACGGTGCAGACAAGCGGCCGCA is a window from the Lujinxingia litoralis genome containing:
- a CDS encoding zinc-dependent alcohol dehydrogenase produces the protein MRALCWFGKHDLRFQDVPDPSILNPHDAIIRVSLTAIGGSDLALYQGKNPTMEAGDILGHEFMGEVVEVGPEVAHLEVGDRVVVPAPIACGRCHHCQHDAFALCDNSNPNAWMAERVFGHSPAGIFGYSHLFGGYAGGQAEYVRVPFADVGPIKVPEHLSDEKVLFLSDLFPTGYQAVDVANMAPGSTVAIWGCGPVGLFAIKSAFMLGAERVFAIDNVPDRLAMARHQAGAEVLNFADDPIVDALKEMTGGRGPQVCIDAAGMEGHHKGSTNIFERARLTLGMESRTHDALLEAILACAKGGTLVLPGIAGEDAENLPLSAAFSKGLTLKMGPTHVQRYLKPLLARIEKEEIDPGFVITHRLPLVEGPEAYQMLHDKEEGCIKVVMRP
- a CDS encoding GNAT family N-acetyltransferase, which codes for MQLRSYHWEDKDALFALYAGAFESDAEARLVAAFHEQPVEPLVSLIAEDGGDIVGHIALTPVRVEGLKGELAMGLAPMAVVEGRRGEGIGLALIEAGLVASRELGAVAVVVLGHPTYYPKAGFRPAQHFGLRSEYDVPPEVFMAVELVPGALREAAGLVRYHALFADL
- a CDS encoding VOC family protein, with protein sequence MPTTLTPALMFEGDAQAAIDLYTRTFDDAELLHVERFGEDTPEHAGNIIQAQVRLAGQVLIFTDSSVRHDFSFTPSLSLFVHCDSRQEVDRIFSALSEGGQVLMPLDTYPFSERFGWCNDAFGVSWQIALR
- a CDS encoding carbonic anhydrase, with protein sequence MPDASYRRIFELNRRWVEERNHEDPTFFEKLAREQNPDFLFIGCADSRVPASTIMGVEPGEVFVHRNVANLVVNTDLNVASTINYAVDHLKVRHIVVCGHYGCGGVQAAMQPRDLGVLNGWLREIRDVYRLHKTELDAIADQEQRYRRLVELNVREQCINVIKTAEVQRNYLERGAPLVHGWVYDLSSGYLQDLEIGFEALLDEVREIYSLTPGSESP
- a CDS encoding heavy metal translocating P-type ATPase gives rise to the protein MSTTTHSRTWLSQESVIATLTIIAIAIHLALRFGLHLEHAQNWPLYVALTLGGIPLLWELAKELRHLNFGADWLAGISIVTSVLLGEYLAGTIVVLMLSGGEALERYAAGRASSVLSALAERMPRKANRVTDGKLEEIELDQVRVGDHLVVMPHEPCPADGEVIEGHGSMDESYLTGEPYLISKAPGAAVISGAVNGEQALTIRATRLPEDSRYSRIMKVMRESEQRRPRLRRLADQLGAYYTPLAVVLGLAAWALSGDPVRFLAVVIVATPCPLLIGIPVALIGSISLAAKRGIIIKDPRVLERAAQCRTLIIDKTGTLTIGRPELTETILGGELSEDEVLAITASLEQYSKHPLAQAILRASKERNLAMHPANAVSEPPGQGLTGEVQDRTIQVTSRTKLAKVEHPDLAKIPPVSSGLECVILVDDRYQATLRFHDAPRSDGRPFIQHLGPRHGFGKVLLVSGDRTAEVKYLAELMGIEDYVGDQSPEDKVAIVRREIESAQVLFVGDGVNDAPAMAAATVGVAFGQAHEVTSEAAGAVLLEPTLTHLDELLHVSARMRRVALQSAVGGIGMSMVGMVFAAFGLLPPIAGALAQEGIDLIVVVNALRTARPGGPLSDLNDHAKN